In a genomic window of Deltaproteobacteria bacterium:
- a CDS encoding D-tyrosyl-tRNA(Tyr) deacylase produces MRAVIQRVKSARVSIEGRTEGRIERGLLVFLGVGNGDEPKDADYLASKIAGLRIFPDTSGKFSLSVRDVAGGILVVSQFTLYGDCRRGRRPSFTGAAPGDVAERLYGYFIEKMCQQGLPVESGIFQAAMEVHLVNDGPVTILLDSRKCL; encoded by the coding sequence ATGAGAGCGGTAATTCAGCGGGTCAAGTCAGCCCGGGTTTCCATCGAGGGGAGGACCGAGGGGAGGATCGAGCGGGGTCTCTTGGTCTTCCTTGGTGTGGGAAACGGGGATGAGCCCAAAGATGCCGACTACCTCGCCTCCAAGATTGCCGGCTTGAGAATATTTCCGGATACATCGGGGAAGTTCAGTCTCTCTGTGAGAGACGTGGCAGGGGGGATACTGGTCGTTTCCCAGTTCACTCTGTACGGGGACTGCCGTAGGGGACGGCGTCCCTCCTTCACGGGCGCCGCTCCAGGCGATGTCGCGGAGAGACTGTACGGGTATTTCATTGAAAAGATGTGCCAGCAGGGGCTTCCGGTGGAGAGCGGAATTTTCCAGGCGGCGATGGAAGTCCATCTCGTCAACGACGGACCCGTGACGATCCTCCTGGACAGTCGGAAATGCCTGTAG
- a CDS encoding DUF362 domain-containing protein, with protein sequence MKSQVYFANLRIDSRSNVLDKLERLMSRAAPEKLVESGDLVAVKLHFGEPGNSSYVRPIFLRRILSHIQGLGGKPFLTDTNTLYRGERSESVSHLRAAVANGFGFSSVGAPLIIADGLMGNASVRVAINGNFFQEITVAHDIYYADCLVSVAHFTGHEFTGFGATIKNLGMGGVSREGKLSQHSNLGPKVNRKKCKACGICAEKCAFEAISMVRGKARVHLEKCKGCGICIVVCPQGAIAIQWNREVPLFQKKLVEHALGVLQNKKGKAFFFNFLLQVSPHCDCAGANDAPIVGDIGILASTDPVAIDQAAVDLVNAAQGNPGSKLTKNLNPGEDKLRGLYPEVDWEVQLEYGEQMGLGSRTYDLVPV encoded by the coding sequence ATGAAAAGCCAAGTCTACTTTGCAAATCTCAGAATCGATTCACGGTCCAACGTCCTCGACAAGCTGGAGCGTTTGATGTCGAGGGCCGCACCGGAAAAGCTCGTCGAGTCAGGCGACCTCGTGGCGGTCAAGCTCCATTTCGGAGAGCCCGGCAACTCGTCCTATGTCCGGCCCATCTTCCTGAGGCGGATCCTCTCGCACATCCAAGGGCTCGGGGGCAAGCCCTTTCTCACCGACACAAACACCCTTTACAGGGGTGAGAGGTCCGAATCGGTATCCCATCTCAGGGCGGCCGTGGCAAACGGCTTCGGCTTCTCTTCTGTCGGCGCTCCGCTCATCATCGCCGACGGACTCATGGGAAACGCCTCGGTTAGGGTCGCCATCAATGGAAATTTCTTTCAGGAAATCACCGTGGCTCACGACATCTACTATGCAGACTGCCTGGTGAGCGTCGCCCATTTCACGGGCCACGAATTCACTGGCTTCGGCGCCACCATCAAGAATCTCGGCATGGGGGGGGTCAGCCGAGAGGGGAAACTGAGTCAGCATTCCAATCTGGGCCCGAAGGTGAACCGTAAGAAGTGCAAGGCATGCGGCATATGTGCGGAGAAGTGTGCCTTTGAGGCCATATCCATGGTCAGGGGAAAAGCCCGTGTCCATCTTGAGAAGTGCAAGGGCTGCGGCATCTGCATCGTGGTCTGCCCCCAGGGGGCCATAGCGATCCAGTGGAACAGAGAGGTTCCCCTTTTTCAAAAAAAACTCGTTGAACATGCCCTGGGTGTGCTCCAAAACAAGAAGGGGAAAGCCTTTTTCTTCAACTTCCTCCTGCAGGTGAGCCCTCACTGCGACTGCGCCGGAGCAAACGACGCTCCGATCGTGGGAGACATCGGAATCCTCGCTTCCACAGACCCTGTGGCCATCGACCAGGCTGCTGTAGACCTTGTAAATGCGGCCCAGGGCAACCCCGGCTCAAAACTCACCAAGAATCTGAACCCGGGTGAGGATAAGCTCCGCGGTCTCTATCCTGAAGTCGATTGGGAGGTCCAACTCGAGTACGGCGAACAGATGGGGCTTGGAAGTCGGACCTACGATCTCGTCCCTGTGTGA
- a CDS encoding D-alanyl-D-alanine carboxypeptidase gives MKKEWLFPWIVLGVGIFLICPARSAGSWSQPNLTLHAPSAVLLDGTTGQILFEKNPEERFAPASLTKVMTLYLAFDALKRRDVKFDDQVLVSKRAWKMGGSQMFLEVGDRVKFIELIKGVATISANDGALAIAEFLTGSEEVFVHEMNEKARALGMEHTRFVNPHGLPREGQHTCAMDMAVLGLHYLHDHPEALEFHALRTYTYGGIKQKNWNPLLGLGVGVDGLKTGYLKTSGYHILFTAKKGDRRIIGVVMGADTADHRNNDALKLIGYGFKNFSNRALVKKGDVVARVDVPNGTPPQLALVAARSVVVTVPKAMEGSLPVREEIPSSVKAPIKQGEVVGKLVFEGEGFPSKEVDLLASQDVQVRSYVLYYALASAAVAGLLGLAFWRRRFSRRKRQ, from the coding sequence ATGAAAAAAGAGTGGCTCTTTCCCTGGATCGTTCTTGGAGTGGGGATATTCTTGATCTGTCCGGCTCGGTCGGCCGGATCCTGGTCCCAGCCGAACCTTACCCTCCACGCACCATCCGCCGTGCTGTTGGATGGAACAACCGGCCAGATACTCTTCGAGAAGAATCCCGAGGAACGGTTCGCCCCTGCGAGCCTTACCAAGGTGATGACCCTGTATCTCGCCTTTGATGCTCTCAAGAGGAGAGATGTGAAGTTTGACGACCAGGTCCTTGTCAGCAAGAGAGCCTGGAAAATGGGAGGCTCCCAGATGTTTCTCGAGGTGGGAGACAGGGTCAAGTTCATCGAGTTGATCAAGGGGGTCGCCACCATATCGGCAAACGACGGGGCTCTGGCCATTGCGGAGTTTCTCACGGGTTCCGAGGAGGTCTTTGTCCACGAGATGAACGAGAAGGCGCGCGCTCTCGGCATGGAGCACACCCGCTTCGTGAATCCCCACGGGTTGCCGAGAGAGGGCCAACATACATGCGCCATGGATATGGCCGTTCTCGGACTTCACTACCTCCACGATCACCCAGAGGCGCTGGAGTTTCATGCCCTCCGGACATATACCTACGGCGGAATAAAGCAGAAAAACTGGAATCCCCTCCTAGGGCTCGGGGTGGGGGTGGACGGTCTCAAGACGGGGTACTTGAAGACTTCGGGCTACCATATCCTTTTCACGGCCAAGAAGGGAGACCGGAGAATCATCGGCGTTGTCATGGGAGCAGATACTGCGGACCATCGCAACAATGACGCATTGAAACTCATCGGATACGGGTTCAAGAACTTCTCGAACCGTGCCCTGGTAAAAAAGGGAGATGTCGTCGCCAGGGTGGACGTGCCGAACGGCACTCCTCCTCAGCTAGCGCTTGTGGCGGCTCGGTCGGTGGTCGTAACGGTTCCGAAGGCCATGGAAGGCTCCCTCCCCGTGAGAGAGGAGATCCCCTCGTCGGTAAAGGCCCCCATCAAGCAGGGAGAGGTTGTGGGAAAGCTCGTTTTCGAGGGCGAGGGGTTTCCGAGCAAGGAGGTTGACCTGCTCGCGAGCCAGGATGTGCAGGTCAGATCCTATGTTCTGTACTACGCGTTGGCCTCTGCAGCCGTGGCCGGGCTTCTCGGTCTCGCCTTCTGGAGGAGGAGGTTTTCCAGGAGAAAACGGCAGTGA
- a CDS encoding aspartate kinase, with protein sequence MRVIKIGGGSLAEKEQIGEIVRIILQRGRGNVVVLSGLGGVTDSLAAGIERALVSEENIAGVIQGLREMHLPLLEFLVSQPELRDSTAASMEDLLSRLERLYFGLTFTGEVTPRLKDMIMTFGERLSVMLFTGALKSKGVETVGYTAEEIGIISDGQYGSATALMKPTRTNLRQRLLPAVTEDRIVLVTGYFGVNTHGCVTTFGRGGSDYSAAVVAAALDAECLEVWKNVDGFMSADPAFVPEADMIPVLSYEEAAELSYFGAKILHPNTVEPLKGSGIPLTVRNTFHPDREGTLITRKTDRTKTVVKSIAHNTDVGVLKIHSSGLGAKPGVLGAIATHLSGKGINITSVVTSQTCISLLLGREDMEKGYQEIRNIRPRPYVHLEKAGDLALVGIVGKGLAEKRGIAAQVFTAVAESGVNIEMISMGPSRVAYYFMVKEHDLKPALRAVHRSFFG encoded by the coding sequence ATGAGAGTCATAAAGATAGGCGGGGGAAGCCTTGCCGAGAAGGAGCAGATCGGTGAGATTGTCCGCATCATCCTCCAGAGGGGCAGGGGAAACGTGGTGGTTCTCTCGGGTCTGGGGGGAGTGACGGACTCTCTTGCCGCCGGCATCGAGAGGGCTTTGGTTTCGGAAGAGAATATCGCCGGCGTGATCCAGGGGCTCCGGGAGATGCACCTCCCGCTGCTGGAATTTCTCGTTTCGCAGCCCGAACTGCGCGATAGCACAGCCGCCTCCATGGAGGATCTTCTCTCACGCCTCGAACGTCTCTATTTCGGCCTCACATTCACGGGAGAGGTCACCCCCCGGCTCAAAGACATGATAATGACCTTTGGGGAGAGGCTCTCGGTCATGCTTTTCACAGGAGCCCTCAAGAGCAAGGGGGTGGAAACCGTGGGATACACGGCCGAGGAGATCGGCATCATCTCCGACGGCCAGTACGGAAGCGCCACGGCACTCATGAAACCGACTCGCACAAACCTCAGGCAAAGACTCCTCCCCGCGGTCACTGAAGACCGGATCGTCCTGGTGACCGGGTATTTCGGCGTCAACACGCATGGGTGCGTGACCACCTTCGGCAGGGGGGGCAGCGACTACAGCGCCGCTGTGGTCGCCGCGGCCCTGGACGCAGAGTGCCTCGAAGTCTGGAAAAACGTGGACGGCTTCATGAGTGCCGATCCCGCCTTCGTACCCGAAGCCGACATGATTCCTGTTCTTTCTTACGAAGAGGCCGCAGAGCTCTCCTATTTCGGAGCCAAGATTCTGCATCCCAACACCGTGGAGCCCCTGAAAGGATCCGGGATTCCCCTGACTGTCAGAAACACCTTCCATCCTGATCGAGAGGGGACCCTGATTACAAGAAAGACGGACCGTACCAAGACGGTCGTAAAGAGCATCGCCCACAACACGGATGTAGGGGTCTTGAAGATTCACTCTTCCGGGCTCGGTGCCAAACCAGGAGTCCTGGGAGCAATCGCCACCCATCTGAGCGGCAAAGGGATCAACATCACATCCGTTGTCACTTCACAGACCTGTATCAGCCTTCTCCTCGGACGAGAAGATATGGAAAAGGGCTACCAGGAGATCAGGAACATCCGTCCCAGGCCCTATGTGCATTTGGAAAAAGCCGGCGATTTGGCCCTCGTGGGAATAGTGGGCAAAGGACTGGCCGAAAAGAGGGGGATCGCCGCCCAGGTGTTTACCGCTGTTGCAGAGTCCGGCGTCAATATCGAGATGATCTCTATGGGACCTTCAAGAGTTGCCTATTACTTCATGGTCAAGGAGCACGATCTCAAGCCCGCCCTGAGGGCGGTTCATCGATCCTTTTTCGGCTAG
- a CDS encoding pyridoxamine 5'-phosphate oxidase family protein — MRREEREIKSRQRVEEILQRAQVGRLGTLSQEGGPMIKPVNFLYSKGRIYFHSSFQGEKMGDLALNPRVCFEVDEAVEYIPASGSPCTASFAYLSVIILGLARLVEDPEEKIRVLNQLTEKYQPGTKLSPLTRETVQNVAVVEIVVEKLTGKENLPPGFRP; from the coding sequence ATGAGGAGGGAGGAGAGAGAGATCAAATCGAGGCAGAGGGTAGAGGAGATCCTCCAGAGGGCCCAGGTGGGGAGGCTGGGAACCCTCTCGCAAGAGGGAGGCCCAATGATCAAACCCGTCAACTTCCTCTACTCGAAGGGGAGGATCTATTTCCACTCGTCTTTCCAGGGGGAGAAGATGGGCGATCTCGCCCTGAACCCCAGGGTCTGTTTTGAGGTGGACGAGGCCGTCGAATACATCCCGGCATCGGGTTCTCCCTGTACGGCGAGTTTCGCGTACCTGAGCGTCATCATCCTGGGGCTGGCCCGCCTGGTTGAGGACCCGGAGGAGAAGATCAGGGTTCTCAACCAGCTCACGGAGAAGTACCAGCCCGGGACTAAGCTTTCTCCGCTGACCAGGGAGACGGTTCAGAATGTCGCCGTCGTTGAGATCGTGGTGGAGAAGCTGACCGGCAAGGAGAATCTGCCCCCGGGATTTCGACCTTGA
- the truA gene encoding tRNA pseudouridine(38-40) synthase TruA, protein MRNIKLTIEYDGTAYHGWQVQPNLNTIQGTLQEKIGVIAGESVLLIGAGRTDAGVHALGQVANFRTESRRPLEAFRKGVNSLLPPDIAVRGVEEVSLDFHSRLDAKGKVYEYRILNSPVCSPIRRRFSWHVPQRLDLSRMEEAGRVLLGTHDFTSFRSAGSDNLNPLRTLTGLEILKDADGVISIRIRADGFLKQMARNIVGTLVEVGRGARDPEDLEEILRMRDRRRAGIAAPPRGLFLVEVEY, encoded by the coding sequence ATGAGAAACATCAAGCTCACCATAGAGTACGACGGGACGGCTTACCACGGATGGCAGGTCCAACCGAATTTGAATACGATTCAGGGAACCCTCCAGGAAAAGATAGGCGTAATTGCAGGGGAGAGTGTCTTGCTCATCGGAGCCGGAAGGACCGACGCGGGCGTGCACGCCCTGGGTCAGGTGGCCAACTTTAGGACGGAAAGCAGAAGGCCCCTGGAGGCCTTCAGAAAGGGAGTGAACAGCCTCCTCCCTCCTGACATTGCCGTGAGAGGGGTAGAAGAGGTGAGCCTCGACTTCCACTCCAGGTTGGACGCCAAGGGCAAGGTCTACGAATACAGAATCCTCAATAGTCCGGTCTGCTCGCCCATCCGGCGGAGGTTCTCCTGGCACGTCCCTCAGAGACTGGACCTTTCCAGGATGGAGGAGGCGGGGAGGGTGCTTCTCGGGACTCATGATTTCACATCCTTTCGGTCTGCCGGATCGGACAACCTCAATCCACTTCGCACTTTGACGGGTCTGGAGATTCTCAAAGACGCAGATGGAGTGATATCAATCCGGATCAGGGCTGATGGTTTCCTCAAACAGATGGCGAGAAACATCGTGGGGACCCTGGTAGAGGTGGGCAGAGGAGCGAGGGATCCCGAAGACCTTGAGGAGATTCTCAGGATGCGGGACCGGAGGCGGGCAGGGATAGCCGCTCCGCCCCGTGGCCTGTTTCTGGTGGAGGTCGAGTATTAG
- the fusA gene encoding elongation factor G, producing the protein MKKFETEKIRNVGLYGHGSDGKTSLAEAVLFATGENNRLGRVDEGSSLMDYEPEEVQRRMTLTASFAQCEWKKHRINLIDTPGDPNFIDDGKVCMTVVDGIIMVLGANTGVKVKTEELWNLANRMKIPRIIYISKMDMERADFDGVVEEIGKCLVSVRAVPVLIPLGQQGDFKGVVDLIKMKAHVYEGDGSGSFKTEEIPADLKADAEARREKMIETLVEADDSLMEKYLEGKELTEEDLLSCLRKGVKELIFAPVACGSSVRNFGVAALLDLINACIPPPDWRVTVEGKNPKTGEVETRELREDEAFSALVFKTVADPFAGKLTLFRVYSGALSPDSTVYNGTREIKERVGQIFVMVGKKQKPVGFAGTGDIAVVAKLKETRTGDTLCDEKRPIVFSPPPRSEPVISFALKPKSKGDEDKVASALQRLMEEDPTIRVGRDEQTKEIILSGMGQVHVEVVVDKLKRKFGVEVDLEAPKVPYKETIKKPVKGVIYRHKKQTGGRGQFAEVHFDITPLERGKGFEFENALTGMNVPRNFVPAVEKGIAEAMRSGVLAGYPVVDLKIRFYDGKSHEVDSSEMAFKIAASMCFKKGAKEASPVLLEPIMRMEVVVPDEHMGDVIGDINSRRGRVLGVDSRGNYQVIKALVPMAEVLKYDPDLRSMTGGRGSFSLEFDHYEEVPAHQAERIIQAQKQE; encoded by the coding sequence ATGAAAAAGTTCGAGACTGAGAAGATCAGGAACGTCGGTCTTTACGGCCATGGAAGCGATGGGAAGACTTCCCTTGCCGAGGCCGTCCTTTTTGCTACCGGTGAGAACAACCGCCTGGGCCGGGTGGATGAGGGTTCTTCCCTGATGGATTATGAGCCTGAGGAAGTCCAGAGGAGGATGACCCTCACGGCTTCTTTTGCCCAGTGTGAGTGGAAGAAACACAGGATCAATCTCATCGATACGCCGGGTGACCCGAACTTTATCGACGACGGGAAGGTTTGCATGACCGTGGTGGACGGAATCATCATGGTCCTCGGTGCCAACACAGGAGTCAAAGTCAAGACCGAGGAACTCTGGAATCTCGCCAACAGGATGAAGATTCCAAGAATCATCTACATAAGCAAAATGGATATGGAGAGGGCGGATTTTGACGGAGTCGTCGAGGAGATAGGGAAGTGCCTGGTCTCGGTTCGGGCCGTTCCGGTGTTGATACCCCTGGGCCAACAGGGAGATTTCAAAGGAGTGGTGGACCTCATCAAGATGAAGGCCCATGTCTATGAGGGCGACGGGAGCGGGAGTTTCAAGACCGAGGAGATTCCAGCTGACCTGAAGGCAGACGCGGAGGCAAGAAGGGAGAAGATGATCGAAACCCTGGTGGAAGCCGATGACAGCCTGATGGAGAAGTATCTCGAGGGAAAAGAACTCACAGAGGAAGATCTCCTTTCCTGCCTGCGCAAGGGGGTGAAGGAATTGATCTTTGCCCCGGTGGCTTGCGGTTCCTCGGTCAGAAACTTCGGGGTGGCAGCGCTTCTCGACCTGATCAATGCCTGTATTCCCCCACCAGACTGGAGGGTAACCGTTGAGGGGAAGAACCCCAAGACAGGAGAGGTGGAGACAAGAGAGCTGAGAGAGGACGAGGCCTTCTCTGCCCTTGTATTCAAGACGGTTGCAGACCCCTTTGCGGGAAAGCTGACCCTCTTCAGGGTCTATTCGGGGGCTCTCAGCCCTGATTCCACCGTGTACAACGGGACGAGAGAGATAAAGGAACGGGTGGGACAGATCTTCGTCATGGTGGGAAAGAAGCAGAAACCGGTCGGGTTTGCCGGAACTGGAGATATCGCCGTTGTAGCCAAGCTGAAGGAGACGAGGACCGGCGATACCCTCTGTGACGAGAAGCGACCCATCGTGTTCAGCCCCCCTCCCAGATCCGAGCCGGTCATATCCTTTGCTCTCAAGCCCAAGAGTAAAGGGGATGAAGACAAGGTGGCTTCGGCCCTGCAACGACTAATGGAGGAGGACCCCACCATCAGGGTCGGCCGGGACGAGCAGACCAAGGAGATCATTCTTTCAGGGATGGGACAGGTTCACGTCGAGGTGGTGGTGGACAAACTCAAGCGCAAGTTCGGCGTGGAAGTCGATCTAGAAGCTCCCAAGGTTCCATACAAGGAGACCATAAAGAAGCCGGTCAAGGGGGTCATCTACCGGCACAAGAAGCAGACCGGGGGGCGGGGGCAGTTTGCCGAAGTCCATTTTGATATCACCCCCCTTGAGAGGGGTAAGGGGTTTGAATTCGAGAATGCGCTGACGGGCATGAACGTGCCGAGGAATTTTGTTCCCGCCGTTGAAAAGGGGATCGCCGAGGCCATGAGATCTGGAGTTCTGGCCGGATACCCTGTTGTCGATCTGAAGATCCGGTTCTACGACGGCAAGTCCCATGAGGTTGACTCATCAGAGATGGCCTTCAAGATCGCCGCCTCCATGTGTTTCAAGAAGGGGGCCAAGGAGGCCAGCCCGGTACTGCTTGAACCGATCATGAGGATGGAGGTGGTCGTCCCTGATGAGCACATGGGGGATGTCATCGGGGATATCAACAGCCGGAGAGGCCGCGTCCTGGGTGTGGACAGCAGGGGAAACTACCAGGTCATCAAGGCCCTCGTGCCCATGGCTGAAGTTCTCAAGTACGATCCCGACCTCAGATCCATGACAGGGGGGAGGGGGTCCTTTTCACTCGAATTCGACCACTACGAGGAAGTCCCTGCCCATCAGGCTGAGAGGATCATCCAAGCCCAGAAGCAGGAGTAG
- the amrA gene encoding AmmeMemoRadiSam system protein A yields the protein MSEEREKRRRDQRVGVDLGLTGQEKEWLLRVARTVIESRVLGRPVPEFKPPSERLNEKRGAFVTLKKGDELRGCIGSIRASRPLYKTVAAMAEEAAFNDPRFPPVSPQELDDLDIEISVMTPLTRVENVEEIEVGKDGIYIEKGFYSGLLLPQVATEYGWDRTTFLEHTCYKAGLHKDAWKEKETKIYKFSADIF from the coding sequence ATGAGTGAGGAGAGAGAAAAGAGGAGGAGGGATCAGCGGGTCGGTGTCGATCTCGGTCTGACAGGGCAGGAGAAAGAGTGGCTCCTACGAGTTGCCAGGACGGTCATCGAAAGTCGAGTCCTGGGCAGACCGGTTCCCGAATTCAAGCCCCCTTCCGAGAGGCTCAATGAGAAGAGGGGTGCCTTTGTAACCCTCAAGAAGGGAGACGAGCTTAGAGGTTGTATCGGCAGCATTCGGGCCAGCAGGCCCCTTTACAAAACCGTTGCGGCCATGGCAGAAGAGGCGGCCTTCAATGATCCGCGTTTTCCGCCGGTCTCTCCGCAAGAGCTGGACGATCTGGATATCGAGATCTCCGTGATGACCCCTCTTACAAGAGTCGAGAATGTGGAGGAGATCGAGGTCGGGAAAGACGGAATCTATATCGAGAAGGGGTTTTACAGCGGCCTTCTCCTCCCCCAGGTAGCCACGGAATACGGCTGGGATCGGACGACCTTCCTGGAGCACACCTGTTACAAGGCCGGTCTTCACAAGGATGCCTGGAAGGAGAAGGAGACGAAGATCTATAAGTTCTCTGCAGACATATTCTGA
- the amrA gene encoding AmmeMemoRadiSam system protein A yields the protein MPVGFERSKGTVKTWVALLCLASFGSVWAREPLCSPRLETQEHGLTQREQAALRTIARRAIASAVRGEALPHFAVFSKRLEERRGVFVTLKKGGRLRGCIGCLTASTPLYLTVERMAIQAGTSDPRFPPLGKDELDDLEIEISVLGPLKPLEGVDEIVIGKHGVFILQGRHRGVLLPQVALENGWDRETLLEHLSRKAGLPVDAWRSEKSRIYLFTAQVF from the coding sequence ATGCCTGTAGGCTTCGAACGATCCAAGGGCACGGTCAAGACATGGGTTGCTCTGCTTTGTCTGGCATCCTTCGGGTCGGTTTGGGCACGCGAGCCACTGTGCTCGCCGCGCCTGGAAACCCAAGAGCACGGCCTCACGCAGAGAGAGCAGGCTGCCCTTCGTACCATTGCGAGAAGGGCGATAGCATCTGCCGTGAGGGGGGAGGCCCTCCCACACTTCGCTGTTTTCTCAAAGCGACTGGAGGAGCGCCGAGGGGTCTTCGTGACCCTCAAGAAAGGAGGGCGGCTCAGGGGTTGTATCGGATGCCTTACGGCGAGTACGCCCCTGTATTTGACGGTGGAGAGGATGGCCATCCAGGCCGGTACGTCTGACCCGCGATTTCCGCCCCTGGGGAAGGACGAACTCGACGATCTCGAGATCGAGATATCTGTTCTCGGGCCTTTGAAGCCCCTCGAAGGAGTGGATGAGATTGTCATAGGGAAGCATGGGGTTTTTATCTTACAGGGGAGACACAGAGGTGTCCTGCTGCCCCAGGTGGCTCTGGAGAACGGATGGGATCGAGAGACCCTCCTGGAGCATCTGTCACGTAAGGCAGGTCTGCCAGTGGACGCCTGGCGAAGCGAGAAATCCCGGATCTATCTTTTTACCGCTCAGGTCTTCTAG
- a CDS encoding DUF362 domain-containing protein has translation MPLRSQAHAVTLSSFAGGDFCFFPTNTNHEPRPRATTKAGRPRGLLTGHGTAGYVFKTMKVQVSVVRCEGYEYERVSEAVKESVGRLGGMGRFVKAGQKVLLKPNLLVSSTPQKGVTTHPMVVKAVIEMVKAAGGVPVVGDSPAVGTALRVAAKAGIAQVAEEAGCRVVDFREILRVRAPEGFIFRRFEVAREAVESDFVINLPKIKTHGQMLLTLGVKNMFGCVPGTRKAAWHLKAGVDRTYFARMLVELYSTLKPGLTVMDGIVAMEGNGPSSGTARPLGMILAGTDCVALDSTVTHILGLPRERLWTTQAAIECGIGVAAPELIEVLGPSLRELSVAPFKLPVAADLTWGVPGFIRGLVKDVLVPRPVIERSRCSECLSCVKVCPPGAMKRGAGGIVIDRDRCIRCFCCQEVCPEGAIEIRSGFLHRVLRRGRQ, from the coding sequence TTGCCCCTTCGCTCCCAAGCTCACGCGGTGACCCTCTCGAGCTTCGCGGGTGGGGATTTCTGCTTCTTCCCCACGAACACGAACCACGAGCCACGACCACGAGCCACGACCAAGGCGGGGCGTCCCCGGGGACTGTTGACAGGCCATGGGACGGCTGGTTATGTTTTTAAGACCATGAAAGTCCAGGTTTCGGTTGTCCGCTGTGAAGGCTACGAGTACGAGAGAGTGTCAGAGGCGGTCAAAGAGTCTGTAGGCCGCCTGGGTGGAATGGGCCGCTTTGTCAAGGCCGGGCAGAAGGTCCTGCTGAAGCCGAACCTTCTGGTCTCTTCTACTCCACAGAAGGGTGTGACGACTCACCCGATGGTGGTCAAAGCCGTAATAGAGATGGTCAAGGCGGCAGGGGGTGTACCCGTGGTGGGAGACAGCCCGGCTGTCGGAACAGCCCTTCGTGTGGCTGCCAAAGCTGGAATCGCCCAGGTGGCGGAGGAGGCGGGGTGCCGGGTCGTCGACTTCCGGGAAATCCTTCGGGTACGGGCACCAGAGGGGTTCATATTCCGGAGATTCGAGGTCGCCCGAGAGGCCGTGGAATCAGACTTCGTCATCAACCTTCCCAAGATCAAGACCCACGGGCAGATGCTGCTTACCCTGGGGGTGAAGAACATGTTCGGGTGCGTCCCGGGCACCCGCAAGGCCGCTTGGCATCTCAAGGCAGGGGTGGACAGGACATACTTCGCCAGGATGCTCGTTGAACTCTACTCGACCCTGAAGCCGGGCCTGACCGTCATGGACGGAATCGTGGCCATGGAGGGAAACGGACCGAGCAGCGGGACGGCGAGACCCCTTGGGATGATTCTTGCAGGAACCGACTGTGTTGCTCTTGACTCGACGGTCACCCACATTCTCGGTCTGCCCAGGGAGAGATTGTGGACGACGCAGGCGGCCATTGAGTGCGGCATCGGCGTAGCCGCCCCGGAGTTGATAGAAGTACTTGGGCCTTCGTTGCGGGAGCTGTCCGTTGCTCCTTTCAAACTCCCCGTGGCTGCGGATCTAACCTGGGGTGTCCCGGGGTTCATCAGAGGTCTTGTGAAGGATGTGCTGGTGCCCCGACCCGTGATCGAACGGAGCCGATGCAGTGAGTGCCTGAGCTGTGTCAAGGTCTGTCCTCCCGGGGCGATGAAACGCGGGGCCGGAGGCATTGTCATTGATCGGGATAGATGCATCCGATGTTTCTGCTGCCAGGAGGTCTGCCCCGAAGGGGCGATCGAGATCAGGTCCGGCTTCCTGCACAGGGTTCTGAGGAGAGGGCGGCAGTAA